AAGCTTTGCCGTTTACCCATACTTTCGATTCCCACATGACCCTTTCCAAAAACAGCTCCACCTCCTTTCCCTTCCAGGCAAGGGGGATATTGATTTCTCTGCTGTACCATGCTTTTCCGAGATATTTATAAGCCCTTGAGAGAATACCGTAATCGGCCCCTTCTGTTTTGGTTCCTTTTTTACCTTCATCCGTAGAACCGGGTAATGAGATCTGCTCTTTAAAATTCTGCTGATACCACTGTTCTTTTTCTCCCTTACCGGCAGGATCAAGTTGAAAATTCCAGGAACCTGCCAGCGACAATTGTTCCTGTGAAAAAGCTTGTTGTAAGGTTAAAACAAAAAGAAGAAGGACAGTAAAGCATCTCATAAATTGAACTTTAAAATGGCAAAAAAACAGATCATCTGATCAGGTACAAACTTAAATGAACTGAGCCTATTCCGAATGGATATTATATCGTTAATGATGGATTATTTTATGGGATGCCATAGTTTTTCCCCCTATAAAGTTTGATTTGTCACCCCTACCGGGGTTTCCATCCTTTTACCTTTATTAGAATTGATAACCAAATTAAACCCTGTTATGAAAAGTAAAATCATCCTATTGGTATTAGGCAGCAGCATACTTGCCCATACTTCCTGTAAAAAATCAACGCTTACACAAGATTCTCAATTGAAATCCAACACCCTTCTTGTTAATCAGCTTAGTCCAGGCTACAGCCCCAACCTGATCATGACTGAGCAGGGATTTCAGGATATTTTAAACGATATCTCCAATACTCCGGCTGCACTGCAACTGATCAGCAATACGGTAACTAATCCTGCAAAGGCAGCATTAAGCGTTGCCCCGAGTCCGGTAAGTAGTTTAACCGACAGCCAGACCTCTGCCAAAGTCAAAGCAGATGGAGACCGGATTTATAAAACTGCGCTTCAATCATTTCTGTTTCAAAACTCGGATAGTTCCGGTATCTATAGAGATAAAGCCAGAGACATTCTCCTGGCCTGGGTCAATGCAAACAACATCGCAACCACCCATACCCCTAATGAAAGTATCTACCAGGGCTTCTATGAAGGCTATTCTCTGATCAGGGCATTTATTGATACGGACAGTAAAACTGCGATAGACAATTGGTTCAAAAAGAAATATATTGTCTTCAAAAATACAGCTTCCCGTGCAAACAACTGGGAAACGATCAGAGGCTGGCTGATGCTGAATATTGGCTATATATTGAATGATCCGGCGTACATAACGGAGAGCAAGAATATAATCTATACTCATTTTGACAAAGATACCCGCGTAGACGGAGCAAGTGTAGATTTTCTGGGAAGGGATGCATTTGCCTATCATGCCTATAATCTGGCATTTATTGGCCGGATCCTAAGAATTATCGCCATCCACAATGGCCGCATAGAGAGTTCAGGCCTGATCTACAAAAGGGTAACAAAATGGAATTCCGAGGTTACTGGCGGCACTATTGCCGAGCAAATCAAATTCTGGACACCTTATATTGTGGATCCTGCCAACAATGTCCATCTTGAATTTGTAAACACAGAATGGGCACCAGACAAAACCAGATCAGACTATAACAAGCCTTACAATGCTGCAGGAACCTATTATGCTTTGGATCAAATGGTATATGCCATGAAAAATCAAATCAATGCCATCTATAGTATAGCGGCTCCAAACAGAACAAAGTACAATAGTGGCCTGGATTATTACCTGAATTCATTCGGTTTTACTCCGGAGGAACTTTCCGGCACACAGGTTTACTTATATGCGGATGAGAATTACCTAAAATTAGGAAAAGCTTTGAGCCCCGGAAATTACACGATGACACAACTGCAGGCTTTAGGCATTACCAATGATGCCATCTCTAGTGTAGGTGTACCCGATGGGATGAAAATCACACTTTACGAGCACAACAACTTCACAGGAGCAAGCATTAGCCTGACTAAGCATACCCCAATCCTGAGCGCAGTAAGCTTTAATGATAAGGCTTCTTCAATTAAGGTAGAAAAGCTATAATTACTTCGTAACTTTGGAAGAAAAATATTTACATGGCAGTATTACATAGAAAAGAAGAGAAAATTGAAATGGTGCTGAGTAAGCTTCCAAAAGATTATACAGACAAGCAATTTGTGGACACCTTTATTCAGCTTTATTCTTTGGATTGGGGGAAGATAAAAGCTAATTACATTAAGCAATCTCAGGATAAAGAG
This region of Pedobacter steynii genomic DNA includes:
- a CDS encoding alginate lyase family protein, producing the protein MKSKIILLVLGSSILAHTSCKKSTLTQDSQLKSNTLLVNQLSPGYSPNLIMTEQGFQDILNDISNTPAALQLISNTVTNPAKAALSVAPSPVSSLTDSQTSAKVKADGDRIYKTALQSFLFQNSDSSGIYRDKARDILLAWVNANNIATTHTPNESIYQGFYEGYSLIRAFIDTDSKTAIDNWFKKKYIVFKNTASRANNWETIRGWLMLNIGYILNDPAYITESKNIIYTHFDKDTRVDGASVDFLGRDAFAYHAYNLAFIGRILRIIAIHNGRIESSGLIYKRVTKWNSEVTGGTIAEQIKFWTPYIVDPANNVHLEFVNTEWAPDKTRSDYNKPYNAAGTYYALDQMVYAMKNQINAIYSIAAPNRTKYNSGLDYYLNSFGFTPEELSGTQVYLYADENYLKLGKALSPGNYTMTQLQALGITNDAISSVGVPDGMKITLYEHNNFTGASISLTKHTPILSAVSFNDKASSIKVEKL